In Mercenaria mercenaria strain notata chromosome 13, MADL_Memer_1, whole genome shotgun sequence, the DNA window cggaaaagtgaattcctatagtccccgaaattggttttcaaccagtaggggactcaTAAGCAACGCACATATACATGTCATTTTACCATATGAATGAAGTTTCATCTGAATGCAAGTATGTCTAGCCACAATCATGTACCGGTAGAGGCATGACtgcatagacttacaaagtctgttgagatcaaataatctgtaataatgttaattacTTTCTTCATActaacactgatattttctcagaaagccattttctctctaggctcatctcaacagagattgaggtaagagatattgtatttttttttttagaaagtgctaTTAGAGAGGaatgattttatggccaagtgctttacgtttaatgactctaacgatgCCAGTCTAGACTCTGCAATCATTAAACAGGCCTCGAAAAAGTGACATGCGCTTTCTACACTTAATGGGGACCATGTGACGTGTATGAAATATAGAAGTCGCCCGACTTGAcatcaatgaaaatgttgaaggctTGGTTTgactgaacctgttcatggacggtagtggaaatgcaaccTATGATACACGCCTAGAATGCAATTCCATAACAAGCGGCATATCCATGGTCCCCAGTAAAAATAATGGGCTTACCCTAAACGacaaaaacaatgggcagaactaaagaaACTGGATTTTAGAGCGAGGATCTAGTAGTGGAATTCCTTTTAAAGTGTGATATAATAGAAAAAGTGTAAAACCAaagatcgcccaacacgacataaataaaaatgttgcaggctcggcttGATTGATcttgttcatgaacggtagtggaaataaaAGCTACcatctacgccctctagccctgggttgagcagaactcaacatttactcaTGTTTTAAGTAACACAATATAATTTAGAGATACCGACAgttgtattcatacggcggtgcacatataACCTGCAAGTTTGCGCGACAAACTCCCATGCACAAATTATGCCAAAGGACACATTTTGTCTTCTAAGTCTAAGGGCGTATAACGCTGCAATTTGGACCAACCCTGCATATGTTATGCACATGAACTTCATGGTGAGCATATGTATTGTTTCATTGCATCTCTTTGAAAGTGTGGAAGAAGATTGTACCACAGAATGTTTGCAACTGACAGACCAATCAACCAACAGACGCACCTAACAGAGATGACTTCTATTTAACTTCGTTTTCGAGGGTATAACACCTTCGAGTctaattttctttgatttgtactAGAGTAACACGTAACGCCTACAAGGCCAATTTGACATAACATAGTGCAGTAAAATTGTCCGGgaaatataggaaaaatacatCTATATTGTCCTTGGTAATATAATGTGCATGCCAACTAAACAATGCATGAACAAGGAAGAACTAAAATTGTTATGATCATTTGATAACACAATAAGTCTTAATATAATACTGTATAGGTCTTTGCGTAATATTATTCTCAGTTTATGGCTGGAGTGTTGTCAGTTACTTACGGACAATTGGTAAATATGTGTAACATATCTAGCAACACTGTCAAGTTACATGACATTAATACGTGTACTGTTGAAACTATTGCGGTACCAGTGTCAAAGAAAATCTAGGCACGCGTCGTATTGAACACCTGTAATTTGGTCAATCACTTTTATCTTTAACTCCGTCTCTCCGACAATGAGATGATGTTCAGTAGCCACAAAGCTGGTCCAGCCCTCTGATGTAGGCTTCCTAATAATTTTTCCAACCAAAACACAGTCTTCATCTTCAGTACAATATTTTGGGGATTCACATGTTGATCTATAAAGACATGTTTCGagaatttcatgtttcttgttttgACTCGCCATAGGGGTATTAGTTGACATTGTAAATTTCTGGCCGTATTTTAGAATCTGGCCTTTTTGAATGAGCTTTTTGAAAATTAGACCACAAAATGTTTTTCCTTCGTGAGCAAACTGGAGCGTCCTTGGATGAACACCTTGAATGAACTCCTCTGCGCATGCAAATCCATAAGTGTATTTTGCTCTCCTCTCTATAATGTTTCTAGGTTTGAATCCCATCATGACTGCACCTTTTAGTACAGCTAGTCGAGCATCGTTTTCCAGAACTATCCTGGCTATGGGGCATTTCTCTTGAATTCTTTCCCTAACAAATGGAGATTCTGAATAACCACCAACAAGAACCAATGTCTCAATGGTGTCGTGCTCACATTCGTGTAAGATTTTTGTAAGTTTCTCTATTATTTTGTTCACGGAAGAGTTGAAAAATTGTTCCATTACTTCCTTGCTAATCACTAGCTGACATCTCTGTTTCCGGTACAAAAGTTTATCTTCATAAACTGTCCTTGGAATTATATTATCAAGTGTTTCCTTTTCTACCAACTCTAAAATGTCTAGTAAAGCAGGTTCCAGTTTAATAACAATTTTTTCTTGAGCACTagaaaatagtttcttttttctttcaaactcGTTCATCAGATCAATGTAGCAAGATGTGTATTCTTCCTTAAAACGGGTATACACAACTGCACCCACTAGTTTTATCAAAAACTGTGTAAATTCAAATTCAACTCTAGTACCTCCAAGTTCACCACCTGTAGCCCTATATATTTCTCTTAGGTTTCCTCCATCGAGTATTTCATGAACGCAAATATCTGCTGTACCACCGCCGAGATCTGCGAGAATATATTTATGTCCAACTGGTAATGTACGAGCGTATCCAGACCCAAAATGAAGTACCTGCTCTCTTGCAAACAAAGAGGCTGCTTCTGGTTCCAACACAAACCTTAAGTTTGCCTCCTGTATACCCGCCAGCAATGCAGCCTCTTTCATAAATTGCCGCGCTGAATCCGTCCATATAGCAGGAATAGTAATCACCCAGTCTATGTCTGGTTCTAATAGACCTGCATGAGACCCCTTTATAAGTTCTACTGCACATTCTTTTATATGTTCTATCACTAAACTAAAGATTTCAATAGCTCTCATCTCTTTATTCCTTACGTCTGATATTGTAGTTTCACGAGTTAATCTTTCACCTCTAAATAGTgccattttaaaagatttaaaaagataatatttctttTGTTCAGAAATACTTAGTTCGCAATATAATTGTTCTGCATCTAGTCCGAATGAATTAAGTGTTTTATCTTCGTTCAGTAAAACAGTTGTAGGAACTCTGTCATCGCGAAGAATGCGGTCAGTCTTGGCTGTTCGCAGCCCAGTTACTCCACGATCTCCTCTGAAGGCAAAAGCGTATCCTGTGTAGGTGGTTCCAAAATCTATGGCAGCAACGACCAGAGTGTCAGTCTCTCTAATTTTATCAGTCACTTCGAGTTTATCTGTTGCCTCGTTAGTCATCTTGTCtcgttcatttttattttttctcctaCTTCTGCTATTCCCCAttgtcatttaattttgtgatattaaaaaataaagtccATTTAATAACACAACTAAATTTAAGTTAGTTTGTTTCTTCACTTCCTCATTGGATTTATGTGTCGATGGGTATTAATAATCCTAGATCATTTTacctgaaaatttaaaattatctccGTCGCTTCTTATGTACAAGGCGCTTGcgattatatatataatacttgaGTGCATTATCTAACACATACTCCACGCGCGCTTCCTAAATCGAAAACATTTGCACAAGTTTAAtcaaaggcactggcctccaggtcgtacgacaacaaaaaaaagagatttttgttcagatatcagaaaattattgctacattttttaaagaaagctttgaaacttatatgGAAACACATTTTACTAATGTtcccattcaaaattgaaaagcgtttgtaacgagGTACCGATGgtaactgccttaattataaatctttatattAAACGATCATTCAGTACATATTCCTCCGTGATGTACTGGACAAGAACGCGGGAAAAAAATTATGGCCGTGgcgtcccgggttcgattcccgactcggtcGTGATTGGCATATTTCATatagtttggaaacaaaaactcatgttctcaTGTTCATAATCTGACCAAAACTTTAAAGAAAGATcctttttagccaaaatctagaGGTCGGTGCCCTTGTAAAAGGAGAGCATATGTCCTGAGTTGAATCAATGTTTGGAGTGTACTAGAAGTTACCTGAAAAGTAAATATGTTTCCATTAAATCGAAAAAAGGCTTATCGTTTTGAAAACTGCGGTTTAATGTTTAGTTACCTTTTACATCCCCGACattctgaaaaatatcaaattaagtcagtcatatatatgttttcacaggCTTTTCCCAATTTTCTATGACCCATGTTGAACAAGGACAAATTGAGTTTTAGACATTAACCATATCATACGTATGGGAGAAAACCATCTGCAGGCAACAACTTCAAGTACTGTCTTAAATTagcaatttatttgtttgtttgttgggtttaacttcgcaccgacacaattacagttcatatggcgactttccagttttgatggcggaggaagacctccgtgcattatttgatcacgggcaggcacctgggtagaaccacagacattccgtaagccagctggatggcttcctcacaacgctccgagtgagactcgaacccacatcggcgaggggcaagtgattcaaagtcagtgaccttaacaactcggccacggaggtccctagCTCAGTTTATTTCTACTAAAAGTATACCTAAATATGTATAAATCCTCTAAAAACAGTCAGCAGCGTTGCTAAATTCTTACTCCTTTTACTTACTATCATGAATTGATGCCGCCTTAATTAGTCGTAAATAACCAGTACAGAAATAGTCTGAATTGAATTAAACTgtagaaaatagaaataacttgAATTTTGggataaaagggaagtaatataaatgaaatgaaatgatctcttaagttcattcaattataaagtcGTCAAATGTTTTGCAATGTCTCATGCAGTCTTAAAATTTTATGTAGTAAATTAGGTATAAGATATATgttcttgtttaaaatgtttgattgaaaatgtcaaaactgtTAAAGAAGTCACATTCAACCTCTAAGTTTGATCTTGAACTTTGAGTTAGGGGCCTATATCTTGCATGCGACACAACGTTTTGTTCTGGTGTatgtagataaaaataaaattcggACAAAAATGacctgaaatatttgaaaacgattatgaccttgacttttgagcaaGGGAcatgggtcttgtgcgcgacacatcgtcttgtCATGGGGAAAAggaaaatgtcaaataaaaaaatccgTTGATTGATGGGAAAGTTACAGATCAGATGATATACCGAAATATGACCTtttacatttgacctccaagtgtgacattgccATTTAAACTGCAGCTCTGGGTTTATGCGCGACACATCGGTTtgttatagggaacatttgtgctaagttatatcaaaatgTTCCTAAATGGATGACA includes these proteins:
- the LOC128547747 gene encoding heat shock 70 kDa protein 12A-like; amino-acid sequence: MGNSRSRRKNKNERDKMTNEATDKLEVTDKIRETDTLVVAAIDFGTTYTGYAFAFRGDRGVTGLRTAKTDRILRDDRVPTTVLLNEDKTLNSFGLDAEQLYCELSISEQKKYYLFKSFKMALFRGERLTRETTISDVRNKEMRAIEIFSLVIEHIKECAVELIKGSHAGLLEPDIDWVITIPAIWTDSARQFMKEAALLAGIQEANLRFVLEPEAASLFAREQVLHFGSGYARTLPVGHKYILADLGGGTADICVHEILDGGNLREIYRATGGELGGTRVEFEFTQFLIKLVGAVVYTRFKEEYTSCYIDLMNEFERKKKLFSSAQEKIVIKLEPALLDILELVEKETLDNIIPRTVYEDKLLYRKQRCQLVISKEVMEQFFNSSVNKIIEKLTKILHECEHDTIETLVLVGGYSESPFVRERIQEKCPIARIVLENDARLAVLKGAVMMGFKPRNIIERRAKYTYGFACAEEFIQGVHPRTLQFAHEGKTFCGLIFKKLIQKGQILKYGQKFTMSTNTPMASQNKKHEILETCLYRSTCESPKYCTEDEDCVLVGKIIRKPTSEGWTSFVATEHHLIVGETELKIKVIDQITGVQYDACLDFL